The Anas platyrhynchos isolate ZD024472 breed Pekin duck chromosome 3, IASCAAS_PekinDuck_T2T, whole genome shotgun sequence genome includes a window with the following:
- the BICRAL gene encoding BRD4-interacting chromatin-remodeling complex-associated protein-like isoform X1, which produces MDDDDDESCLLDLIGDPQALNYFLHGPSSKSSNEDLTNAEYSVANSNSIFANSNNTDPKSSVKGVSSQLGEGPSDGLQLSSSLQFLEDELVSSPLPDLSEDQPFDILQKSLQEANITEQTLAEEAYLDASVGSSQQFAQAQLHPSSSASFTQASNVSNYSGQTLQPIGVTQVVQQPVGASFASNTVGVQHGFMQHVGISVPSQHLSNSNQISGSGQIQLIGSFSNQPSMMTINNLDGSQIILKGNGQQTPANMSSSLLVHRQTPNGNSLFGNSNSSPVAQPVTVPFNSTNFQTSVPVHNIIIQRGLAPNSNKVPINIQPKPIQMGQQTAYNVNNLGIQQHHVQQGIPFASANSPQSSVVGPHMSVNIVNQQNTRKSVTPQTVSNAGGSIVIHSPMGQPHAPQNQFLIPTSLSVNSNSVHHVQAINGQLLQTQPSQLVPSQVSAEHVMLNRNSTNMLRANQSYSGQMLNNQNTAVQLVSGQTFTAPGNQVIVNHGTSQIVGGQVPLQQASPTVLHLSPSQANVSQGRSSFTTMSPGQSTVSNMSASNRFAAVSSSGSVHPSLGPSVQSVASGGNFTGDQLTQNRTQVPVSASHRLPASSSKSNSTFSHTSVGVTQQQFAFGQKKAMNQTSPVSASKTQDNLRQPQLTSLLSNTLSGQDSGGKVIQQSLGTAQPQEKGIGASSVQQSVQVDGHLVGQKRPAAKQLTKGAFILQQLQKDQVNAVTPDKSQFRSLNDAVQRLLSYHVCQGSLPTDEDLRKVDSEFESVATQLLKRTQAMLNKYRCLLIEDAMRINPSAEMVMIDRMFNQEERASLSREKRLALVDPDGYQADFCCSAKQFDKTADEAQTSKSDHQSNKTLSSRSQTTKTQARDRPKSSSAESTNHSKLPLVPNNILTPQEGTASSKKSESLTKALKFEKANCSSESQYKALSEEKMAGKDLNKSIENSSSSEDLSKTVSRGSHGTHNKISRNTVQSFSKVTCNNSLKDKTLRSPPKNEVLHPDNMKGSGEPQQDLLLSKSLETTFKNILELKKAGRPPQNEASSSGSVDLEFPNFSPIASQENCLEKFIPDHSEGVVETDSILEAAVNSILEC; this is translated from the exons aaCACTGATCCTAAGTCATCTGTAAAAGGTGTAAGCAGTCAACTTGGAGAGGGGCCTAGTGATGGACTGCAGCTGTCCAGTAGCCTTCAGTTTCTTGAAGATGAACTTGTATCTTCTCCTTTACCTGATCTTAGTGAGGATCAACCTTTTGATATTCTTCAGAAGTCCTTGCAGGAGGCCAATATTACCGAACAGACTTTGGCAGAAGAGGCATATTTGGATGCCAGCGTAGGTTCTAGCCAACAGTTTGCACAAGCTCAGCTTCATCCTTCTTCATCAGCATCCTTTACTCAGGCTTCTAATGTTTCTAATTACTCAGGTCAGACGTTGCAACCTATAGGAGTTACTCAAGTGGTACAGCAACCTGTTGGAGCATCTTTTGCAAGCAATACAGTCGGTGTGCAACATGGCTTTATGCAACATGTCGGAATTAGTGTTCCCAGCCAGCATTTGTCTAATAGCAACCAGATTAGTGGTTCTGGGCAGATACAGCTAATTGGTTCGTTTAGTAATCAACCTTCCATGATGACCATTAATAACCTTGATGGATCTCAGATAATACTGAAAGGCAATGGTCAGCAAACACCTGCAAACATGAGCAGTAGCCTCTTGGTTCATAGACAGACTCCAAATGGTAACTCGCTGTTTGGTAACTCAAATTCAAGTCCAGTAGCACAACCTGTAACAGTCCCATTTAACAGCACAAATTTTCAGACATCCGTACCTGTCCATAATATCATCATTCAAAGAGGTTTAGCACCAAACTCTAACAAAGTACCCATTAATATCCAACCAAAGCCTATCCAGATGGGTCAGCAAACTGCTTACAATGTGAATAACTTGGGAATACAGCAGCATCATGTGCAGCAAGGGATTCCGTTTGCCTCCGCAAACTCACCTCAGAGTTCAGTAGTTGGTCCCCATATGTCTGTTAATATTGTTAATCagcaaaacacaagaaaatcaGTTACACCTCAGACAGTTAGCAATGCTGGAGGTAGTATTGTTATCCATTCCCCCATGGGACAGCCTCACGCACCTCAGAACCAGTTTCTCATACCTACGAGTCTGTCTGTTAATTCCAATTCGGTTCATCACGTCCAGGCCATAAATGGACAGCTTCTTCAGACTCAGCCTTCCCAGCTGGTTCCTAGCCAAGTGTCTGCTGAGCATGTAATGCTCAACAGGAACTCCACAAACATGCTGAGAGCCAACCAGTCGTATTCCGGGCAGATGCTGAATAATCAGAACACAGCTGTTCAGCTTGTTTCTGGCCAGACCTTCACAGCTCCTGGAAACCAAGTGATAGTGAACCACGGGACTTCACAAATCGTTGGTGGACAGGTGCCACTGCAGCAGGCGTCGCCAACAGTGCTGCATTTGTCACCCAGTCAAGCTAATGTTTCTCAAGGTAGATCGAGTTTCACTACGATGTCACCTGGGCAGTCCACAGTCTCAAACATGTCAGCCTCCAATCGATTCGCCGCTGTGAGTTCTTCTGGTTCGGTACATCCTAGCCTGGGACCATCGGTTCAGTCCGTGGCGTCAGGGGGAAACTTCACGGGAGATCAGCTCACGCAGAACAGAACTCAAGTTCCCGTCAGTGCATCGCATCGTCTTCCAGCATCCTCTTCCAAATCTAACAGCACCTTCAGTCACACGTCAGTTGGAGTGACGCAGCAGCAGTTCGCCTTTGGTCAG AAAAAAGCTATGAACCAGACATCACCAGTTTCTGCATCGAAGACGCAGGATAATTTGAGACAGCCTCAGCTAACAAGTCTTCTGAGCAACACACTATCAG GACAGGACTCTGGAGGAAAAGTCATACAGCAGTCTCTAGGAACAGCACAGCCACAAGAAAAAGGAATAGGAGCATCGTCAGTTCAGCAGAGTGTACAG GTGGATGGTCATTTAGTTGGACAGAAAAGGCCTGCTGCTAAACAGTTAACTAAAGGAGCTTT tattctgcaACAATTACAGAAGGATCAGGTGAATGCTGTGACGCCAGATAAAAGTCAGTTCAGATCATTAAATGATGCAGTTCAGAGACTCCTTTCATATCATGTGTGCCAGGGATCGCTGCCAACAGACGAAGACTTAAGGAAAg TGGACAGTGAATTTGAATCTGTAGCTACACAGCTTCTGAAGAGGACACAAGCTATGCTGAACAAATACAGATGTTTACTTATAGAAGATGCAATG cGGATAAATCCATCTGCAGAAATGGTAATGATAGATAGGATGTTTAACCAGGAAGAAAGGGCATCTCTGTCCCGAGAGAAGCGTCTTGCACTAGTGGATCCTG ATGGTTATCAGGCCGATTTTTGTTGTTCTGCCAAACAATTTGATAAAACAGCTGACGAAGCACAGACCAGCAAAAGTGACCATCAGTCTAACAAAACATTATCTTCTCGAAGTCAGACTACCAAAACCCAAGCCAGAGACCGACCAAAATCCAGCTCAGCAGAGTCCACAAATCACAGTAAACTTCCTCTAGTGCCTAACAACATTTTGACACCACAAGAAGGAACAGCTTCTTCTAAAAAATCGGAGAGCCTCACTAAAGCTTTAAAGTTTGAGAAAGCTAATTGTTCTTCTGAGAGCCAGTACAAGGccctttctgaagaaaagatgGCTGGTAAAGATCTTAACAAGTCCATTGAGAATTCTTCGAGTTCTGAAGACTTGTCAAAAACTGTATCAAGAGGCAGTCATGGAACACACAATAAAATATCAAGGAATACAGTTCAGTCTTTCTCAAAGGTAACATGTAATAATTCCCTCAAAGACAAAACTCTGCGGAGCCCTCCAAAGAATGAGGTTTTACATCCTGATAACATGAAGGGCTCTGGTGAACCCCAGCAAGACTTACTGCTGAGTAAGAGTTTAGAAACgacatttaaaaacatcttGGAACTTAAAAAAGCTGGGAGACCGCCACAAAATGAGGCATCGAGTAGTGGCTCTGTTGACTTAGAATTTCCTAATTTTTCACCTATTGCTTCACAGGAAAACTGCCTGGAAAAGTTTATTCCAGACCACAGCGAAGGTGTTGTAGAAACTGACTCTATTTTAGAAGCAGCTGTAAATAGTATCTTAGAGTGTTAA
- the BICRAL gene encoding BRD4-interacting chromatin-remodeling complex-associated protein-like isoform X2: protein MDDDDDESCLLDLIGDPQALNYFLHGPSSKSNTDPKSSVKGVSSQLGEGPSDGLQLSSSLQFLEDELVSSPLPDLSEDQPFDILQKSLQEANITEQTLAEEAYLDASVGSSQQFAQAQLHPSSSASFTQASNVSNYSGQTLQPIGVTQVVQQPVGASFASNTVGVQHGFMQHVGISVPSQHLSNSNQISGSGQIQLIGSFSNQPSMMTINNLDGSQIILKGNGQQTPANMSSSLLVHRQTPNGNSLFGNSNSSPVAQPVTVPFNSTNFQTSVPVHNIIIQRGLAPNSNKVPINIQPKPIQMGQQTAYNVNNLGIQQHHVQQGIPFASANSPQSSVVGPHMSVNIVNQQNTRKSVTPQTVSNAGGSIVIHSPMGQPHAPQNQFLIPTSLSVNSNSVHHVQAINGQLLQTQPSQLVPSQVSAEHVMLNRNSTNMLRANQSYSGQMLNNQNTAVQLVSGQTFTAPGNQVIVNHGTSQIVGGQVPLQQASPTVLHLSPSQANVSQGRSSFTTMSPGQSTVSNMSASNRFAAVSSSGSVHPSLGPSVQSVASGGNFTGDQLTQNRTQVPVSASHRLPASSSKSNSTFSHTSVGVTQQQFAFGQKKAMNQTSPVSASKTQDNLRQPQLTSLLSNTLSGQDSGGKVIQQSLGTAQPQEKGIGASSVQQSVQVDGHLVGQKRPAAKQLTKGAFILQQLQKDQVNAVTPDKSQFRSLNDAVQRLLSYHVCQGSLPTDEDLRKVDSEFESVATQLLKRTQAMLNKYRCLLIEDAMRINPSAEMVMIDRMFNQEERASLSREKRLALVDPDGYQADFCCSAKQFDKTADEAQTSKSDHQSNKTLSSRSQTTKTQARDRPKSSSAESTNHSKLPLVPNNILTPQEGTASSKKSESLTKALKFEKANCSSESQYKALSEEKMAGKDLNKSIENSSSSEDLSKTVSRGSHGTHNKISRNTVQSFSKVTCNNSLKDKTLRSPPKNEVLHPDNMKGSGEPQQDLLLSKSLETTFKNILELKKAGRPPQNEASSSGSVDLEFPNFSPIASQENCLEKFIPDHSEGVVETDSILEAAVNSILEC from the exons aaCACTGATCCTAAGTCATCTGTAAAAGGTGTAAGCAGTCAACTTGGAGAGGGGCCTAGTGATGGACTGCAGCTGTCCAGTAGCCTTCAGTTTCTTGAAGATGAACTTGTATCTTCTCCTTTACCTGATCTTAGTGAGGATCAACCTTTTGATATTCTTCAGAAGTCCTTGCAGGAGGCCAATATTACCGAACAGACTTTGGCAGAAGAGGCATATTTGGATGCCAGCGTAGGTTCTAGCCAACAGTTTGCACAAGCTCAGCTTCATCCTTCTTCATCAGCATCCTTTACTCAGGCTTCTAATGTTTCTAATTACTCAGGTCAGACGTTGCAACCTATAGGAGTTACTCAAGTGGTACAGCAACCTGTTGGAGCATCTTTTGCAAGCAATACAGTCGGTGTGCAACATGGCTTTATGCAACATGTCGGAATTAGTGTTCCCAGCCAGCATTTGTCTAATAGCAACCAGATTAGTGGTTCTGGGCAGATACAGCTAATTGGTTCGTTTAGTAATCAACCTTCCATGATGACCATTAATAACCTTGATGGATCTCAGATAATACTGAAAGGCAATGGTCAGCAAACACCTGCAAACATGAGCAGTAGCCTCTTGGTTCATAGACAGACTCCAAATGGTAACTCGCTGTTTGGTAACTCAAATTCAAGTCCAGTAGCACAACCTGTAACAGTCCCATTTAACAGCACAAATTTTCAGACATCCGTACCTGTCCATAATATCATCATTCAAAGAGGTTTAGCACCAAACTCTAACAAAGTACCCATTAATATCCAACCAAAGCCTATCCAGATGGGTCAGCAAACTGCTTACAATGTGAATAACTTGGGAATACAGCAGCATCATGTGCAGCAAGGGATTCCGTTTGCCTCCGCAAACTCACCTCAGAGTTCAGTAGTTGGTCCCCATATGTCTGTTAATATTGTTAATCagcaaaacacaagaaaatcaGTTACACCTCAGACAGTTAGCAATGCTGGAGGTAGTATTGTTATCCATTCCCCCATGGGACAGCCTCACGCACCTCAGAACCAGTTTCTCATACCTACGAGTCTGTCTGTTAATTCCAATTCGGTTCATCACGTCCAGGCCATAAATGGACAGCTTCTTCAGACTCAGCCTTCCCAGCTGGTTCCTAGCCAAGTGTCTGCTGAGCATGTAATGCTCAACAGGAACTCCACAAACATGCTGAGAGCCAACCAGTCGTATTCCGGGCAGATGCTGAATAATCAGAACACAGCTGTTCAGCTTGTTTCTGGCCAGACCTTCACAGCTCCTGGAAACCAAGTGATAGTGAACCACGGGACTTCACAAATCGTTGGTGGACAGGTGCCACTGCAGCAGGCGTCGCCAACAGTGCTGCATTTGTCACCCAGTCAAGCTAATGTTTCTCAAGGTAGATCGAGTTTCACTACGATGTCACCTGGGCAGTCCACAGTCTCAAACATGTCAGCCTCCAATCGATTCGCCGCTGTGAGTTCTTCTGGTTCGGTACATCCTAGCCTGGGACCATCGGTTCAGTCCGTGGCGTCAGGGGGAAACTTCACGGGAGATCAGCTCACGCAGAACAGAACTCAAGTTCCCGTCAGTGCATCGCATCGTCTTCCAGCATCCTCTTCCAAATCTAACAGCACCTTCAGTCACACGTCAGTTGGAGTGACGCAGCAGCAGTTCGCCTTTGGTCAG AAAAAAGCTATGAACCAGACATCACCAGTTTCTGCATCGAAGACGCAGGATAATTTGAGACAGCCTCAGCTAACAAGTCTTCTGAGCAACACACTATCAG GACAGGACTCTGGAGGAAAAGTCATACAGCAGTCTCTAGGAACAGCACAGCCACAAGAAAAAGGAATAGGAGCATCGTCAGTTCAGCAGAGTGTACAG GTGGATGGTCATTTAGTTGGACAGAAAAGGCCTGCTGCTAAACAGTTAACTAAAGGAGCTTT tattctgcaACAATTACAGAAGGATCAGGTGAATGCTGTGACGCCAGATAAAAGTCAGTTCAGATCATTAAATGATGCAGTTCAGAGACTCCTTTCATATCATGTGTGCCAGGGATCGCTGCCAACAGACGAAGACTTAAGGAAAg TGGACAGTGAATTTGAATCTGTAGCTACACAGCTTCTGAAGAGGACACAAGCTATGCTGAACAAATACAGATGTTTACTTATAGAAGATGCAATG cGGATAAATCCATCTGCAGAAATGGTAATGATAGATAGGATGTTTAACCAGGAAGAAAGGGCATCTCTGTCCCGAGAGAAGCGTCTTGCACTAGTGGATCCTG ATGGTTATCAGGCCGATTTTTGTTGTTCTGCCAAACAATTTGATAAAACAGCTGACGAAGCACAGACCAGCAAAAGTGACCATCAGTCTAACAAAACATTATCTTCTCGAAGTCAGACTACCAAAACCCAAGCCAGAGACCGACCAAAATCCAGCTCAGCAGAGTCCACAAATCACAGTAAACTTCCTCTAGTGCCTAACAACATTTTGACACCACAAGAAGGAACAGCTTCTTCTAAAAAATCGGAGAGCCTCACTAAAGCTTTAAAGTTTGAGAAAGCTAATTGTTCTTCTGAGAGCCAGTACAAGGccctttctgaagaaaagatgGCTGGTAAAGATCTTAACAAGTCCATTGAGAATTCTTCGAGTTCTGAAGACTTGTCAAAAACTGTATCAAGAGGCAGTCATGGAACACACAATAAAATATCAAGGAATACAGTTCAGTCTTTCTCAAAGGTAACATGTAATAATTCCCTCAAAGACAAAACTCTGCGGAGCCCTCCAAAGAATGAGGTTTTACATCCTGATAACATGAAGGGCTCTGGTGAACCCCAGCAAGACTTACTGCTGAGTAAGAGTTTAGAAACgacatttaaaaacatcttGGAACTTAAAAAAGCTGGGAGACCGCCACAAAATGAGGCATCGAGTAGTGGCTCTGTTGACTTAGAATTTCCTAATTTTTCACCTATTGCTTCACAGGAAAACTGCCTGGAAAAGTTTATTCCAGACCACAGCGAAGGTGTTGTAGAAACTGACTCTATTTTAGAAGCAGCTGTAAATAGTATCTTAGAGTGTTAA
- the BICRAL gene encoding BRD4-interacting chromatin-remodeling complex-associated protein-like isoform X3: MDDDDDESCLLDLIGDPQALNYFLHGPSSKSSNEDLTNAEYSVANSNSIFANSNNTDPKSSVKGVSSQLGEGPSDGLQLSSSLQFLEDELVSSPLPDLSEDQPFDILQKSLQEANITEQTLAEEAYLDASVGSSQQFAQAQLHPSSSASFTQASNVSNYSGQTLQPIGVTQVVQQPVGASFASNTVGVQHGFMQHVGISVPSQHLSNSNQISGSGQIQLIGSFSNQPSMMTINNLDGSQIILKGNGQQTPANMSSSLLVHRQTPNGNSLFGNSNSSPVAQPVTVPFNSTNFQTSVPVHNIIIQRGLAPNSNKVPINIQPKPIQMGQQTAYNVNNLGIQQHHVQQGIPFASANSPQSSVVGPHMSVNIVNQQNTRKSVTPQTVSNAGGSIVIHSPMGQPHAPQNQFLIPTSLSVNSNSVHHVQAINGQLLQTQPSQLVPSQVSAEHVMLNRNSTNMLRANQSYSGQMLNNQNTAVQLVSGQTFTAPGNQVIVNHGTSQIVGGQVPLQQASPTVLHLSPSQANVSQGRSSFTTMSPGQSTVSNMSASNRFAAVSSSGSVHPSLGPSVQSVASGGNFTGDQLTQNRTQVPVSASHRLPASSSKSNSTFSHTSVGVTQQQFAFGQVDGHLVGQKRPAAKQLTKGAFILQQLQKDQVNAVTPDKSQFRSLNDAVQRLLSYHVCQGSLPTDEDLRKVDSEFESVATQLLKRTQAMLNKYRCLLIEDAMRINPSAEMVMIDRMFNQEERASLSREKRLALVDPDGYQADFCCSAKQFDKTADEAQTSKSDHQSNKTLSSRSQTTKTQARDRPKSSSAESTNHSKLPLVPNNILTPQEGTASSKKSESLTKALKFEKANCSSESQYKALSEEKMAGKDLNKSIENSSSSEDLSKTVSRGSHGTHNKISRNTVQSFSKVTCNNSLKDKTLRSPPKNEVLHPDNMKGSGEPQQDLLLSKSLETTFKNILELKKAGRPPQNEASSSGSVDLEFPNFSPIASQENCLEKFIPDHSEGVVETDSILEAAVNSILEC, encoded by the exons aaCACTGATCCTAAGTCATCTGTAAAAGGTGTAAGCAGTCAACTTGGAGAGGGGCCTAGTGATGGACTGCAGCTGTCCAGTAGCCTTCAGTTTCTTGAAGATGAACTTGTATCTTCTCCTTTACCTGATCTTAGTGAGGATCAACCTTTTGATATTCTTCAGAAGTCCTTGCAGGAGGCCAATATTACCGAACAGACTTTGGCAGAAGAGGCATATTTGGATGCCAGCGTAGGTTCTAGCCAACAGTTTGCACAAGCTCAGCTTCATCCTTCTTCATCAGCATCCTTTACTCAGGCTTCTAATGTTTCTAATTACTCAGGTCAGACGTTGCAACCTATAGGAGTTACTCAAGTGGTACAGCAACCTGTTGGAGCATCTTTTGCAAGCAATACAGTCGGTGTGCAACATGGCTTTATGCAACATGTCGGAATTAGTGTTCCCAGCCAGCATTTGTCTAATAGCAACCAGATTAGTGGTTCTGGGCAGATACAGCTAATTGGTTCGTTTAGTAATCAACCTTCCATGATGACCATTAATAACCTTGATGGATCTCAGATAATACTGAAAGGCAATGGTCAGCAAACACCTGCAAACATGAGCAGTAGCCTCTTGGTTCATAGACAGACTCCAAATGGTAACTCGCTGTTTGGTAACTCAAATTCAAGTCCAGTAGCACAACCTGTAACAGTCCCATTTAACAGCACAAATTTTCAGACATCCGTACCTGTCCATAATATCATCATTCAAAGAGGTTTAGCACCAAACTCTAACAAAGTACCCATTAATATCCAACCAAAGCCTATCCAGATGGGTCAGCAAACTGCTTACAATGTGAATAACTTGGGAATACAGCAGCATCATGTGCAGCAAGGGATTCCGTTTGCCTCCGCAAACTCACCTCAGAGTTCAGTAGTTGGTCCCCATATGTCTGTTAATATTGTTAATCagcaaaacacaagaaaatcaGTTACACCTCAGACAGTTAGCAATGCTGGAGGTAGTATTGTTATCCATTCCCCCATGGGACAGCCTCACGCACCTCAGAACCAGTTTCTCATACCTACGAGTCTGTCTGTTAATTCCAATTCGGTTCATCACGTCCAGGCCATAAATGGACAGCTTCTTCAGACTCAGCCTTCCCAGCTGGTTCCTAGCCAAGTGTCTGCTGAGCATGTAATGCTCAACAGGAACTCCACAAACATGCTGAGAGCCAACCAGTCGTATTCCGGGCAGATGCTGAATAATCAGAACACAGCTGTTCAGCTTGTTTCTGGCCAGACCTTCACAGCTCCTGGAAACCAAGTGATAGTGAACCACGGGACTTCACAAATCGTTGGTGGACAGGTGCCACTGCAGCAGGCGTCGCCAACAGTGCTGCATTTGTCACCCAGTCAAGCTAATGTTTCTCAAGGTAGATCGAGTTTCACTACGATGTCACCTGGGCAGTCCACAGTCTCAAACATGTCAGCCTCCAATCGATTCGCCGCTGTGAGTTCTTCTGGTTCGGTACATCCTAGCCTGGGACCATCGGTTCAGTCCGTGGCGTCAGGGGGAAACTTCACGGGAGATCAGCTCACGCAGAACAGAACTCAAGTTCCCGTCAGTGCATCGCATCGTCTTCCAGCATCCTCTTCCAAATCTAACAGCACCTTCAGTCACACGTCAGTTGGAGTGACGCAGCAGCAGTTCGCCTTTGGTCAG GTGGATGGTCATTTAGTTGGACAGAAAAGGCCTGCTGCTAAACAGTTAACTAAAGGAGCTTT tattctgcaACAATTACAGAAGGATCAGGTGAATGCTGTGACGCCAGATAAAAGTCAGTTCAGATCATTAAATGATGCAGTTCAGAGACTCCTTTCATATCATGTGTGCCAGGGATCGCTGCCAACAGACGAAGACTTAAGGAAAg TGGACAGTGAATTTGAATCTGTAGCTACACAGCTTCTGAAGAGGACACAAGCTATGCTGAACAAATACAGATGTTTACTTATAGAAGATGCAATG cGGATAAATCCATCTGCAGAAATGGTAATGATAGATAGGATGTTTAACCAGGAAGAAAGGGCATCTCTGTCCCGAGAGAAGCGTCTTGCACTAGTGGATCCTG ATGGTTATCAGGCCGATTTTTGTTGTTCTGCCAAACAATTTGATAAAACAGCTGACGAAGCACAGACCAGCAAAAGTGACCATCAGTCTAACAAAACATTATCTTCTCGAAGTCAGACTACCAAAACCCAAGCCAGAGACCGACCAAAATCCAGCTCAGCAGAGTCCACAAATCACAGTAAACTTCCTCTAGTGCCTAACAACATTTTGACACCACAAGAAGGAACAGCTTCTTCTAAAAAATCGGAGAGCCTCACTAAAGCTTTAAAGTTTGAGAAAGCTAATTGTTCTTCTGAGAGCCAGTACAAGGccctttctgaagaaaagatgGCTGGTAAAGATCTTAACAAGTCCATTGAGAATTCTTCGAGTTCTGAAGACTTGTCAAAAACTGTATCAAGAGGCAGTCATGGAACACACAATAAAATATCAAGGAATACAGTTCAGTCTTTCTCAAAGGTAACATGTAATAATTCCCTCAAAGACAAAACTCTGCGGAGCCCTCCAAAGAATGAGGTTTTACATCCTGATAACATGAAGGGCTCTGGTGAACCCCAGCAAGACTTACTGCTGAGTAAGAGTTTAGAAACgacatttaaaaacatcttGGAACTTAAAAAAGCTGGGAGACCGCCACAAAATGAGGCATCGAGTAGTGGCTCTGTTGACTTAGAATTTCCTAATTTTTCACCTATTGCTTCACAGGAAAACTGCCTGGAAAAGTTTATTCCAGACCACAGCGAAGGTGTTGTAGAAACTGACTCTATTTTAGAAGCAGCTGTAAATAGTATCTTAGAGTGTTAA